The window agagtcccagaacagagtagcagcttctataattttgttgttgggttggacctccaggagagaaggtagatttcctaggtattttcggacaagagtctgatcactatAATGaaaatcctcccaccagcttagcaaccttgggtggatgtttgtgaccatgccgaatatggggacttcgtgcctcatgtttctgcaagacaaaagggcagacccttacccccaccatactcgactattaaataccaataattggcataaaaacaTTTAATTCTCTAAATAAATGCATAGAATttggtagtgtccgtttgggtttttgggAAAACCTAATGGACTTTGGACGAGGCtgtcttaaagagtcattatgcggacaacataactgactcggctaagtttgaccatgatgcatgcacaattaaatatagtaaggtttctatgaggtattagactggtacccttgagcggacaactcaagagggaaagaaacggaaccgtcgactacaccgttgatcgactaaaTTTATCGCAAATACGTCTTTGCTGGATTTAAAGGGTGAAAATATCAGAAGagagcaaccactcattataagcgttgttatggtatttgtttggcacgagtggaatatgatgttgaaaacatgtttatgcaatgattaaacaagttgtcacgtatttgcacgttcataaagtaataattacaataatttaaaacagtcaTAAAGGAGTGCAGTAGAGGAAAGCATTAAAGGAGgcaagggaaagaaacaagaggCGAGCCAGTTTCgcaatcgaaaagaaaattgaatgcttaaaagaaataaacaaataattgcgcataaagaagcataaatcacaataatagtctgaaatggtaaaagcctaaatgtccccagcagagtcgccatgccgtcgcgccccctttttttctcgcgaaataggGTTTATaacattgacaactcttttaacgggtattaaaagagaagagtcgccacctaatgattaaagtacattaggacactaagaagagtttgatttaggaaaaccagagatcgggtaagggcttgaaattatcccgaagggaaggtattaggcacccctcaggatccactagtatggttcccggccatgctacaattgtgactttaagtaagcaaataagagtttcaaatatgagggggttttcacataatggttgcaaatagataaaattaaaagaagtaaaaggcaagctgaaatttgagaaaaaacggtttaaaattttgaaaggtaaacaatgaaataaacaagtaaaaggaaggggggtcctaagtttataaataatatggatcaccccacacaatgtccggtaatctcTCCTTGACGATGGGTTACACATGACATTATCACGTGGTCATcacatccatatctaccctttcccaccttgttaaggtgttaaagcgcagaatagtctcgtttacttattgcatgctattacccgccccaatcttATCAGCCCCGAAGGtgcttgggactactaatcctataaTGGTGGAAAAgttggcttatttgtggtttcaaaaggtaaaaatactaaggcgacaaacagaAGCACGTATAACAAGTATTGGGCAAGCACATAAGCAGATacggctcaaacagacctccttaaatcaaagaaaagcatatagtttagcatgtcttgcatgtactgattagggtctgattaaaacttaaaaggggAAAGCAGattgatttatcacatattttcagataagaagtccgaattagacctgcccgctggttgtaattaacaaaaaataaaactggTGCAGTCATAACTttttatcctaaggcttgcctaagcgttagacgaaacctataggcatgatatctactggttTCATAAAAGATGAAGTGTACTGATTTTAGAAGAGGCCGTCAGTTATTCAGGGAAGACAAGTTTTGACAAAAAATTCTGCAGATGTTGGACAATGACATTGCcgattttagacttataggtgAACGAAAACGTTTCATACTAGGTTGTTAATTCATAtaagcatgctttctaggcgttgttgactttaaaaacattgttattgacatgcataaatcctataggcaagtcatctatatgcagttagttatttaactcctataaacaggtttgcctaatgacagatgcacatgcaaattgcaggaagtcctataggcatattatctatatgatatgcagaatttcagaaatgacttatggacatggtctctatataatacaaaagtgcagaaacctatagacatggtctctatataatgcagaagtgcagaaacctatagacatagtatctatatgaaatgcagaagtgcagaagtataatgattccctatgaacatgatatctatatgaaatgcagaagtacagaagtataataattccctatgaacatgatatctatatgaaatgcagaagtgcagaagtataatgaTTCCctatgatatctaccccttttgcatgcatgattccctcctttttcactagaaatccccaatagttattacaagttattacaacccggaatgaaataagaaaagcaaattaaaagtacaaccaaggggagcctaattcagactccatgtctgaaatatgagatgaaccaactctaaagatcatgatccaaagcctttctctcatctTTGGATgtatcagagttccctaagagcctcatatAGACTctgggtagtgctcacacccaaatgttacaaaattaagaacatagtgcagtgtggaagggccagccctcaagtgtccaagttcaaagggaacttaaggtcccaaggcaaggctcacaagaggggggcagaacctAGAAGCTAGGAGAGAATGCAAGTGCAGAAGTGAAATTATAAAAGGGGAAAGGGGGAAAAGGTAACAACTTAAAAATCAATGCATATAGGGGTATAGAGGAGTAGGGAATTTACAAGAACACAAGAGAAGCAGGCTAATGGGCATACTCAGCAATGggatatgctggcacaccctccagcctgttaGAGGTTAGGACCTCACTAGTTCAGAACTCAAGTCATGGACAACAACTCATGTTGCCATGCCCTAAGTCATCACTTACAAACCATAGGGGTAATAGGGTAGGAAGCAAAGATTCACAGTAGAAACATGCGATAGAACATAAACATATTAAGTTAAATATTAAACTCTACATAAGCAGTAAGGTAGCCATGGATATAAAAactttaagtaaacacattgaggtgatgctgaaactaaaattaggacatactagttttagagaaaacaaacaaagagaaagcagtagtcttgtaaagccaaagtgcaaacgAGCAATCAGAATGCTATGAGTTTAGAAGAGaattgtgaagtctgaagtgtaaaagtattgaattgaaggtgtcctaaagtgcagaagggtcgtgcccttttatagtgcagaaagcaagtagaaataggtaagaaaatagtttggaaatcaattacacaaggtctccttttaattaagggattctgatttcaaacgggcaaaataattaaggaaatgggTCAATCAAACACTTTTCCAGAGCAGTACaagaggggtaaatacatagaggtttatttaaggacaaagtcttgataatacacggtttgtgcaaataaggaaaggaaattaGTTAACAGCTAGTGAAtcagaaattgaggatttcgtatgaatgaaccaagtaagaaagatgggaaggattTCGACTTAAGTAAAATCAATACCAATCAATTAAACTTATTagaaggaattctgaatcaatcacaagttggaaaaccattttgaagaaagattacttatatataaaagcacacagacacgttaaacatgaagaaatttgtcattctattcaatAGAAGAATCTAGTGTATGAGAATCAGAATTGTGTAGAAACAAAAGAAGTTCACACTTAGTTCATAGACCAGaaataagtctgaaagagtcaagggtcctcaaacagaaccctagtttgatcatatgaccaaactcAGAGGaaatccccaaattctagggtttccgacTCGAGTCAAATACAAAGATGAGGAGGCAACATGCtcagagatttcttttcagaatcTCATGAGAAGACAAGCAAATACAAATAACATTCAAAGCAGACAGAGTGTAAGAGCATAATGAGAGAATAGTCACGATAGTAAAAGAAACgtgtttaagaaaaccttttagaagggacttaaacagagttcagtagaaggcaaacaaaacttaagaactcagtaggaaatacatacagtagaagaacacaaaaatatcggaaaagcatagcaaaagatCATATAGGAAAATACAGCAAGATAAACATGCGAGCATGGTACAAAACACAGTAGAAAAGCAAAACACAGAAGAACATGTATAACATAAGAAAGCAGTAGAAGCACATGCGTGACAAATATacacaaagaaaggaaaagaagagttggataaacattttaagctttttcagaaaccctaaatcggaaagaagtaattttttgaaagaaaaattggggaaaacgtttaaaaactcaagtagagcacataTATAGAATAGATCTAAGAAAAAATTAGAGAAAACCGCGAATAGCTTAGGGCTTCAGGGGAACCctaaaatgagaaaggctttgaaaaggttcgatctgagtcggagaggttagAACCATGCTTAAACCATCATTGTACGCCGGAGCAAAACCGGCAAGGGCCATAGAACCTTGGATCTGTAGAGATCTGAACGGACACCTTCGAGGTCAGACCTAGGACCTTCGAATACCAAGTGTTTGAGAGTAGAGGGAGATGAGTTTAGGCCATCCATGGCTTGAGATGCCATGGATTCCAGTGAGCTTGAGTTAGAAGACagtgagagaggctagggtttcgaGAGGGTTCGAGAGAGTTTTATAGGAGAGGGATTTCAGAGGCGGCTGATAGAAGAGAATGCGGGGATTAGGGTAGTCATTGGGGAATTAAAAAGGTAAGGAATgattgtggccgttgatcaacATGATCAACGacctaaattaaaagagagggCCGGGCGGATCGGATAAACAGGTCAGGGGTCgggttaaattgaaattgggctgggtaatttGAGATTTGAAATTAGGTTATTTGGggatcaatttgggctataattgaaatagccagtttttacctttttattttataaaaatactaaaatgacttctgaaaataaattaaaggtgctaaattaattaataatatatatatatatactggaaccaattttataattatacgcgcaattaaatcttaaaataggctaaaattacaattaaattcaatttaacttttaaaatactaaataaatttacaaaaatgtgcaaaaattaccttagctatattttggtataaatatgagaataaaataaattattcaccaaaatgatgattttgggaataattattagtttttgtactgctaaaatagggcaataaattgattttaaaatcttttaaaattaggaaaaatactaaaatgttTGGATATacctatatatgcatacatatgatatttttaaagtattttacatatataaaatatacataaaaaaattgggtatcaacagttgttTTCCCTCAaattcggataacaattaaacttatgttgtggttttaaggatatgtgatttcgtccaataccaattgataggaaagaagataaataaataaattagagaataaaataaatcaaaccagtatgCTAGCCTGGTCTCAACCTCGACTCGGGATAGTCTCGAGGTGGAATAGTAAGAATAATAAATGATAAAGCAACTCCGATGAGCAGTAAGTGAAATAGCAGGAAAGTAACAAGTGTatatattcttatcagtgaacAATGAATTGATGAACAACAGAGAaaaattatattgctttgatctgTATCAATGTAAGGTCTCTACAAATGATAGGgactcccctttatatactaTAGGAATTCTAATTATAGTACAATTCTAACTATGAAAGTCAATCCCATGATTGATACAAATAATCTCCCTTGATTTGATCTGCTCCGAGATTTCCGTCGTGATCTCCGACCGGTTACAAATATCTCGCCTTTCAGTTATTGCACCTGCTCTTGGCCTCGGTCTCGACAGACACTTTAATCTTTGGACTCGATGCCTCGTCTTCGAGCTCGGGTCTGATTCTTTACGAGGTCATCCTTGCCGCAACTCCCTCATCTTGATCAAATAGCAAAATCGGGTAagccgattttgaccgtatacactcACTATTAACTTGATTTATGTGAATGATTAACCATGAAGGCAATTAACTTAGGTTTTGAGTTTTCAAGAAAGATGTATGTTTGTGAAGTTATTGTTAAATAAAGTAAATTtcttttgaaaaatttcaaactcaaaatttcaaatattttaaaaacttTAAAACTCCAAAAAGAGtatttggaaaaatatttttgaaaagttagttgttttaaaaaaatatcttttaaaaAATAGGGGTAAGTTTTGGCTACGGTAGATGTTGTCTTTTGGACAATCTAGGAATGAAATTCTTTTTGTTTTGCAtgaactttttttcttttcaaaaaactTTGTTTCCTAAAATTGTCCAAAGACATAAGTTGGAGGGGCAAAATTTCAAAACAAGAAATTGGACAGGGCCAACTGCTCGGCTTATTCTCTACGCAGTTCGCCCATTGAAAAACCCTCACTATCCCCTGCTGCTACTCAACTTTCCTCTCCTGCTCCGGCGGTGAATTTTGAACAAGTAAGAAGTAGGATACACGCGCCACCGTAGCTCCGATAACAATGTCGACAGGCTTTTCATTCTCCTCCTCTTCTTCGCCCTTCTCCTTCTCTTCAAACCCGTCTTTTTCCTCCACGCCTAACACCGCTGCTGCTACCGTTTCTTCCTCATTTTCCTtctcaaaccctaaccctagcccCGCCACGTCTGCTCCTTTTGGATTTGGCTCTTCTGCTTCTTCAGCCTCTTCCGGTCCTTCCTTTTCTTTCGCCGGTTTCGGCTCTTCTTCTACCGGTGCTTCTACAGCGTCGTTTGGCTTTTCATCTAGTGCTTCTTCTGGTTCCAGTCCCACACCCGGCTTATTCGGATCTTCTTCCGGTTCGGGTACCACTTCAAACTTACTCGGATCTTCGTCCGGTTCTGGTACCACTACGAACCTGTTCGGATCCACTACATCTGCTAGTAGTTCCCCATTGTTTGGGACAACTTCAGCTACCGCCGCTGCCAATTCATCCCCCTTCGGTAGTTCTGCACTTTTCGGGTCGTCAAGTACTCCGTCGCGGGGCTTGTTTGGGTCGGGCTCTGGTTCGGGTTCAAGTTCAAGCTTGGGCTTATTtggttcttcttcatcttctctgtTTTCATCACCATTAACTGCTTCTTCTACTGCAACTGCAGCAACTACTACTAGCACTACTTTTTCTTCCACCACTCCATTCGGTTTTTCTGGTTCGGCCTCATCAGCATCCGCATTTTCTTCACCGGCATTTTCGTTTGCCAGCTCAGCAGCTGCCAGTTCAGCATCTTTTGCCCCGTCATTTTCACTGTCAAGTGCTGCAACCACCACTTCGGTATCTTCTGCACCGGGATTTTCACTCGCCACGTCATCAACTAGTTCAGCAGCACCTGCAGCGTTTTCATTATCAACGCCAAATTCACCTGCACCTGCATTTCCATTATCAGCGTCAAGTTCAGCAGCACCTGCATTTTCATTATCAGCGATAGTGTCTAGTTCACCTGCACCTGCATTTTCATTATCAGCGTCAAGTTCAGCAGCACCTGCATTTTCATTATCAGCGAAAGCGTCTAGCTCACCTGCACCAGCATTTTCCTTTTCAACTGCATTTGGGACCACGCCAGCTTCAGTCTCTTCATCATCGCCATCGCCTTTTTCAGCTTCTACTTCTCTGTCATTTTCAGTTACAAAAGGGACAGGAAGCTCTGCAGCCGCTTCGAGTGCTCCTTCACTGACTACTGCTTTTCCATTTAATACGTCTTCCAGTACTGCTTCTTCAAGTGCAACCCCGGTGTCCAAACCTGCTAGTACCGGTTTTTCAATTGCTTCATCGCCTTTGTTTTCGACagttactactactactaccaccagCATTTCTACCACTGCAACTGCTACGGGAGCTTCCTCTGCTGTTTCTACAACTAGTGGAACCGGGACTGGTTCATCTCTGACATTTCCTGCATTTAATGCTGCACCCTCTTCTTCAGCTTCAACAACAAGTGCTGCTGCTCCAACCACAAGTTTTTCGCTGTCTAGCAAAACATCTGCATCAACTGCGGCTGTGCCAAGCTTTAGTAAGTTTCACTAGTACTTTTGGTTGAATGTTGTTGTCTATATTGTAGCTGTTGTATCATATGATAACTAAACTTGCGTATGATTGGACTCTAGTGGCCAATATACTTTAATGGAACTTTAATTGATTAATGAAGTGAAGTTAGTTGTTAAGGGAACTTCACACCCAGACTGGTGGATTCGTTGTCTATGACTTCAGAAAGTAAAATGGAAGGCAAAGCAATGCTGAGCTAAACTGACACATCGAATCGAGGAAGAACTCTTTTGAGCTTAAACTGGGTTGTTTAATCTCAATAGTAATTACAAAACTGAGCACTATATACCTGATTTGTTAGGATAAGAACAACATTGTGAGATCATATGGAAA of the Nicotiana tabacum cultivar K326 chromosome 7, ASM71507v2, whole genome shotgun sequence genome contains:
- the LOC107768938 gene encoding uncharacterized protein LOC107768938 — its product is MSTGFSFSSSSSPFSFSSNPSFSSTPNTAAATVSSSFSFSNPNPSPATSAPFGFGSSASSASSGPSFSFAGFGSSSTGASTASFGFSSSASSGSSPTPGLFGSSSGSGTTSNLLGSSSGSGTTTNLFGSTTSASSSPLFGTTSATAAANSSPFGSSALFGSSSTPSRGLFGSGSGSGSSSSLGLFGSSSSSLFSSPLTASSTATAATTTSTTFSSTTPFGFSGSASSASAFSSPAFSFASSAAASSASFAPSFSLSSAATTTSVSSAPGFSLATSSTSSAAPAAFSLSTPNSPAPAFPLSASSSAAPAFSLSAIVSSSPAPAFSLSASSSAAPAFSLSAKASSSPAPAFSFSTAFGTTPASVSSSSPSPFSASTSLSFSVTKGTGSSAAASSAPSLTTAFPFNTSSSTASSSATPVSKPASTGFSIASSPLFSTVTTTTTTSISTTATATGASSAVSTTSGTGTGSSLTFPAFNAAPSSSASTTSAAAPTTSFSLSSKTSASTAAVPSFSVPSTTSGAATSSAAPTSSALTATASSGTTSTSTVAATSTTKLPSEITGKSVEEIIKEWNAELQERAAKFRKQANAIADWDKRILQNRDILLRLESEVAKVVETQTSLERQLELIETHQEEVDKALQSMEEEADRIYKDERGVILDDEAASTRDAMYEQAEFVEREMEKMTEQIKSIINTLNASQGGELEAPDGMTPLDVVVRILNNQLSSLMWIDEKAEEFSSRIQKLASEGSAANRELTGPKLWLTR